The stretch of DNA CATTCTTTAAATGGATCAAGCAACATCTTAAGATTAAAAAATTCTTTGGAACAAGCTTTAATGCCGTACTAATCCAAGTGTATTGTGCTCTTATATTGTTTTGTCTCCTAAAGCTAATGCATATGCTGGTTGGAACAAAATATGACTTCTTAAAGACAGTAAGGCTTATTGCAGGTGGACTTTGGAACTCTCTTTCACAACTTCAACAGGACTTGGCTCCTAAGAGGCCTCCTCCTGAATGCGGGCGAAAACGATTTAATTGGAAACAAGAATTTGAAGCAGTTCTGCAGTTGTATAAAGTAGATTAATCGTATTAAGTTTTTAAATTTTATAGTGTTCAGCCTTAAGAGGTCACTCTCTTTTTCTCTTGCACTACCCATTATTTTCTTATGGGTGCAAGCTATACCAGTAATGAATTTACATTGACTTTTTGTTGAAAATTTTTTGCAACACTAATTATAAAAACTCTTAGTTTGTGAAAAGGGTGGATTTTTTATATTTTTCGAAACTTAAAAACAATTTTGTTCATATTATACCAAGAAAGGACATTGAAACGACACAACATCTAAATTAAAATAATTATAGAAACATTTTGTAAAATTAAATTATGATTTTACTTATCTTGGGAGCCTGAACTCCCATTTTCATTTTGTAAGCATCTTTTCTGATAAATTTCTTGTCCCATTGGATACATCCCAAGGGGAAGTCTGAGTGACACAGTATCTCGTATTTAAGGATATAAATGTGAAAAAAGGTTTACATATTTTTGTCTTATTTGATATAATATTCATATATTTTATTCATAATAGCACTTATATATAATAAAGATGGTTACAGCTAAAATACTTAGTTGATGATCTTTAAATATTTTTTATCAAAGTTTTTTTGGGGAGGATGATTATTTTTATGTTTCTTACTGATTACGGCAATTCAAATTCCAGCAAGAGATATTCTAATGTAAAAAAGTTAATATGTTTAATGCTTGTGCTGTTTAATATGCTGGTTTATCTACCGGTTAATACTTATGGAGGCCCGGGTCCCCATTATCTTAATGTTGGTTCAGTAGAAGGAAAGGTGAAAGATATTGTCGAAGTGCCAATTTGGTTTTCTAATTTGCCAACTCGCAATATTAGTAAGTTTTCCTTTGACCTTGGTTATGACAACAAAATTTTACAATATGAAGGTCAGGAGATTCATTTGGAAAATGAAGATCAGAGTATTAAATTGGATTTTAAAATTACCAACAAACCTGATGGTTCAATAAGATTTGAGTACAATTTAGATGATGGAAACAGTGATGATATTAAAAAAGAAGACAATATTGCCACTATCAAGTTTGAAATACTGGACGGAAAAAGCTCAAATTTAACTGTTAGTAACTTATATGTGAATCCTAAGCCTTTGAGTCCTATGGAAGGAAAGAATGGGAGGATTACTGTAATTGAAACAAATACACCCACTAATACACCAACAAAAAAGCCAAGTAATACACCAACTTATACACCCACCAATACACCAACTGCCACTCCCACTGTCACTCCTGCTGAAACACCTGTTCAAAGTCAGAATGGTCTTTTAGGAAAGTATTATGATGACAACGATGGGAATAAATATTTTAAAAACCATGTATATACAAGCTTAGCCAAACAGATAAAGTTTGACTGGGGTAATGATATTTTTAATATTAAGGTACCCGTGGACAATTTTTCAGTTGTATGGGAAGGGTATGTTATACCAAGTTCCACTGCAGAGTATACATTTTACACAAAAGCAGATGATGGAGTTAGGTTGTACTTGGACGGCAATACAAATCCAATTATAGATGATTGGACAATACATGCAGCCATAGAAAAAAACAGTGATCCTATAAGGTTGGAAGAAGGCAAAAAGTATGCTATCAGATTAGAGTATTTTGAACAAGGCGGCCAAGCAAGTGTTGAGTTATCATGGTCTTCAAATAACGGTCTGGCGAAAGAAATAATTCCTAATAAAAATCTCTGGTATGAGGCTCAATCAACCCCAACCCCAACTAAAGCAACATCAACCCCAACTAAGGCAACATCAACACCAACATCAACACCAACATCAACACCGACTAAGGCAACAGCGACAATAACGGCTACATCTAAAGTGTCAGGTACCCCAACACCTACAGCGACACCATATGTAGCACCATACATACCACCGGCATCATCAAACCCTGTACTGCAGCCGGTACCTACAGTGCCTCAGACTATACCGAGCGATCTTTCTTTGGCATTGAGTTCCGACAAGGCAACATACGATGCCAATCAGAACATTGTGTTTACAATCCACTATAGAAACAGGCTTGCTACTGAGGTCAGCAACGTTAAGCTTTCTTCAGACATACCGGGAAACACAACTTATGTCGAAAGCACCGGCGGTATTGTTGCAGGAAATAAAATTACATGGGATTT from Pseudobacteroides sp. encodes:
- a CDS encoding transposase; translation: IITVLNENILSKESTVLADKEVILGCQSTQMQHSLRIIQVIDSSNGEIFNIVTNRFDLTAEEIAQIYRLRWRIETFFKWIKQHLKIKKFFGTSFNAVLIQVYCALILFCLLKLMHMLVGTKYDFLKTVRLIAGGLWNSLSQLQQDLAPKRPPPECGRKRFNWKQEFEAVLQLYKVD
- a CDS encoding S-layer homology domain-containing protein — encoded protein: MFLTDYGNSNSSKRYSNVKKLICLMLVLFNMLVYLPVNTYGGPGPHYLNVGSVEGKVKDIVEVPIWFSNLPTRNISKFSFDLGYDNKILQYEGQEIHLENEDQSIKLDFKITNKPDGSIRFEYNLDDGNSDDIKKEDNIATIKFEILDGKSSNLTVSNLYVNPKPLSPMEGKNGRITVIETNTPTNTPTKKPSNTPTYTPTNTPTATPTVTPAETPVQSQNGLLGKYYDDNDGNKYFKNHVYTSLAKQIKFDWGNDIFNIKVPVDNFSVVWEGYVIPSSTAEYTFYTKADDGVRLYLDGNTNPIIDDWTIHAAIEKNSDPIRLEEGKKYAIRLEYFEQGGQASVELSWSSNNGLAKEIIPNKNLWYEAQSTPTPTKATSTPTKATSTPTSTPTSTPTKATATITATSKVSGTPTPTATPYVAPYIPPASSNPVLQPVPTVPQTIPSDLSLALSSDKATYDANQNIVFTIHYRNRLATEVSNVKLSSDIPGNTTYVESTGGIVAGNKITWDLGALKGNQEGTVKYTVKVDSFDGTDKETVINANITSTNSKDNTEDDNKSILKVLLYAKKAALGSHKKYINGYPDNTFRPEKPITRAEISSIIARVLNLDLSSNEQIFTDVGKSHWAFREVNAATKSGFFKGATPTKFKPDAFITKGELAAVICRCLGMEESSIDEEDFFFSDTKDDWSGQYVEELYRSKIVVGSGGKFYPRNQIKRAEAITMINRMLFRGPLSGKTLQFTDVSADHWAYGQIAEAVFDHKYSKDPKSGEKYEEK